In the Methanothermobacter marburgensis str. Marburg genome, GCAGCACGCGATAATAAGGGAAGTGAGGACCAGGAAGGGTCTAAGTCCTGAGCCATACAGGGCAGACCACTACCTGGGTTAACCCCATTAAACTTATATAATTAAAAGGAATATAGGAAATTACCTTAGACAAACAACACGTGTAGGTGTTGAATCTAGATCAGGCTAAATCATCACATATGGAGGTATAATATGGCTAAAGAAAAAGAACACATGAACCTGGCGTTTATTGGACACGTAGACCACGGAAAATCCACACTAGTGGGACACCTGCTCCTCCAGGCAGGGGCAATCGCCGAGCAGCAGCTGGCTGACGGTGAGGACAAGTTCAGGTTCGTCATGGACAGGCTCTCCGAAGAAAGGGAAAGGGGAGTTACAATCGACCTTGCACACGCAAAATTCGAAACAGACAAGTATGAGTTCACCATCGTGGACTGCCCTGGACACCGTGACTTCGTTAAGAACATGATTACAGGTGCATCCCAGGCAGACGCCGCAGTCCTTGTGGTGGCAGTTGACGACGGTGTAATGCCCCAGACCAAGGAGCACGTCTTCCTATCAAGGACACTGGGTATAAACCAGCTCATAGTGGCCATCAACAAGATGGACCTCGTTAACTACGACGAAGAAAAATTCAACGCCCTCAAGGATGAGGTTGCAGCCCTCATCAAAACAGTTGGTTACAAGCCAAGCGACGTTGAATTCATACCACTCTCAGCCTTCGAGGGTGACAACATAACAACCAAGAGCGACAACACAGCATGGTACAAGGGTAAAACACTCGTTGAAGCACTAGACGAACTTGAAGCACCTGAAAAACCTGTGGACCTTCCACTGAGGATACCCATACAGGACGTCTACTCCATCACAGGTGTGGGTACAGTTCCTGTTGGACGTGTGGAGACAGGTACACTCAAGAAGGGTGAAAACGTCATATTTGAACCAGCAGGTGTCAGTGGAGAGGTCAAGTCCATCGAGATGCACCACGAGATGATCGACCAGGCAGAGCCCGGTGACAACATAGGTTTCAACGTAAGGGGTGTCGGTAAAAACGACATCAGAAGGGGAGACGTTGCAGGACACCTGGACAACCCACCAAAGGTTGCCAAGGAGTTCACAGCACAGATCGTCGTTCTTCAGCACCCTGGTGTCATAACAGTCGGTTACACACCTGTATTCCACTGCCACACAGCACAGGTTGCCTGCACATTCCTTGAACTTGTGCAGAAAATGAACCCTGCAACAGGTCAGGTTGAAGAGGAAAACCCTGACTTCCTCAAAACAGGTAACGCTGCTGTCGTGAAGGTCAAACCAACCAAGCCACTGGTCATTGAAAAGATAAAGGACATCCCACACATGGGAAGGTTCGCCATAAGGGACATGGGACAGACAGTGGCTGCTGGAATGTGTATAGACCTTGTACCAGCAAAATAAACCCCATCCCTTCCCTTTTTTAAAGGAGGATTCAGATGCACAAAGCAAGGATTAAACTCACAGGGACAGACCCTGAAAAACTGGCATACGTCTGTGACCAGCTGAAGAAGATCGCTGAGAGGACAGGCGTGGACATGTCAGGCCCAATACCCCTCCCAACCAAGAGGCTTGTTGTCCCAACAAGGAAATCACCTGATGGTGAGGGAACCGCAACCTGGGAGAAATGGGAGATGAGGATCCACAAGAGACTTGTGGGTATAGAGGCCGATGAAAGGGCAATGCGTCAGGTCATGAAGGTCAATGTACCTGACAACGTCAGCATAGAAATAGAACTCAAGAGTTAACTGGGGTGCAAACCCCTATAACCAAATTCATGGACCAAAAACTATATAAATAAGAGTTTATCAATCTCTTTTATCTGATGCTGCCGGGATAGCCTAGCCAGGTAAGGCGCGGGACTTGAGATCCCGTGGAGATTCTCTCCGCCTGGGTTCAAATCCCAGTCCCGGCGCTTAAAAACCTTTTTCTAAAACTAATAACTTATTCTGCCGGGATAGCCTAGCCAGGTAAGGCGCAAGACTGGAAATCTTGTGGAGCCATGCTCCGCCTGGGTTCAAATCCCAGTCCCGGCGCTTAAAAACCTTTTTCTAAAACTAATAACTTATTCTGCCGGGATAGCCTAGCCAGGTAAGGCGCAAGACTGGAAATCTTGTGGAGCCATGCTCCGCCTGGGTTCAAATCCCAGTCCCGGCGTAGAATAAGAATTTAAAATATAGGAGGAAGAGACCGCCATTAGAGTGGCGGTCTGGACCCTTAAAAAAAGTAATCAGGTGTTTTCATCGGGTTTATTTTTATTCAGATCCTCAGAAGGCCTTAAAATGAGGGGCTCCTCATCAATTGCCCCTGAGTCATGCACCACACACTCCCCTATTCTTTCTCTTATTGCAGCGGGATCCTCAACATCTACCATGTCAACAAGTTCCACCTGCCTTCGGAACCTCTCTATGGCCTCATCAGGCATGTTCTCTATGTAGGGGATGGCACCGGTGGCCCCGATTATCCTCCCGGTTTCTCCATCAACCCCATTGCTGTGGAGGGCCTTCATGGTCTGACCAGTGATGTGACCCATGACCTCCGCACCGCATACAAGAAGGAATCTGAGGTTGGGGTTTGCAATTACATTACCAACGACCTTCTCTATTCCAAGGTTCTCTGTGTGCAGTGGACCTGAAATCGCTGCGCCTGCCCTTACAGGCTCATCTTCCATGTGGGACCCGAGGGTGACAACCGCAACCGGACTTTCGGCATCACCAACCACATAGTCCCCAACTATGTGGGGCCAGTCCTCGGGTACCGGTTTCTTGTCAACCTTCTTGTCAACCATTACAAACACCTCTTTAACCATCAGTTAATTTTTAACTTCTGGTTAAAGTTTAACTTGTAGTTAAAAATATATAAATCTTCCGGTAAAAGTCTTTTAAACCCGCAGAACAGATATCCTACAGATACAGAAAAGGTGAATCAAGATGGCCCCGACTTCCAGGAGAGAACGTGAAAGGCAGAAAAGACAGATGCAGATAATAAGGGCTGCTGAGAAGGCATTCTTCGAGAGGGGCTACGACAATGTGACCATGGATGAAATAGCAGAAAGGGCGGAGGTAAACAAGGCACTCCTCTACTATTACTTCAAAAATAAGGAGGCCCTTTTCTTCGCCGTTAACCTCTACGGTGTAAGAATACTCCACAAGATGTACTCAGAATGTTCAGAACTTGAAACAGACGGTTACGGCAAGGTTAAGGCCATGGTGGACGCCCTTTACAGATTCTCAAAGGAACACCCTGACTACTTCAGGATATACTGCTACAGTGGCACAGAAAGATTTGAGATGAGCGAAACTGAGGATGCAAGGGAGATAGTGGATCTCCGTACAGGGATGTGGAGACTCATGGTTGAGGCAATCATAGAGGGTATGAAGGACGGCAGCATTCGCAGTGACCTCGACCCAGTTGAGCTATCCATATACATACATACACTGGCCATAAATTCCCTCAACCTCGACCTCACATCAAGGATGGTTCTTGAGGCTCGAAAAATCGGTAGGGACAGATTCTGGAGGGACCTTGAGATATTCCTTGAATCGGCCCTGAAAAATCAGAAGCCAGAAAGCGGAGACTCATGAATAGCAGCCACAACATAAATAACTATATAAGGTTTTAGATACAATCTGTATTTAAAGTAACGATATGCGTGAGGAAAAGAATGAATATGGATGATGAAGCTAACTTCGTGATAATAGACAACAGCCAGGAAGATAAAAAGAATCTTGGACTCCTTGTGGATGGTCCAAACATGCTCAGAAAGGAATTCTGCTCAGACCTTGACTTTGTTAAGAACCTTCTGGTTGACAGGGGAAACCTCAGGGTGGGTAAGGTCCTCCTCAATCAGTACGCCTCAGATAAACTCATCGAGGCAGTTGTAAACCAGGGCTTTTCTCCCATGATAGTCGCAGGGGACGTGGATGTCCAGCTTGCAGTGGAGGCCTTTGAACTCATACATAACCCCCACATTGATGTGGTTGCACTGATGACCCGTAATGCAGATTTCCTCCCCCTAATAAACATAGCAAAGGAGAACGGGAAGGAAACCCTTGTTATAGGTGCAGAGCCCGGGTTCAGCATAGCACTCCAGAACTCGGCAGATGACTCCATAAAACTCATAGGTGAAGGTGTCTGATGGTGTACCGGAGAATACTGATACCCACAGATGGCTCAGATGACGCCAGGAAGGCAACAGAACACGCATTCAGAATTGCAGAGATGAGCGGTGCAGATATCCTCGGGATAAGTGTAGTTGACACATCCTACAGGAAGGTCTGGGATGAGGATATCAGCAGGCGCATTGAAAGGATACTCAGAAAACAGTCAGAGAAGGCAATATCCATCCTCAAGGACGAATTTTCATCAATGCAGGAAAATGGTAGGATGAAGGAGTGCAAACTAGATACCCAGATACTTGAGGGCAACCCTGCAGAGGTTATCCTCGAGACAATGGAGGATGAGGATGTGGACCTGGTCGTCATGGGCAGTTCAGGTAAACACGGCCTCGACCGCATAATATCAGGAAGCATAACGCGTAAGGTTCTTAAATCTGCAGAAACCCCCATACTGGTGGTTGGGTAAATAAGTGAAGGTGATTCAATGATAGGAAAAAAGACATTAAGTGATGAGAAACTGGCGCTTATAACCTTCAGCGGACCCTTAAGCAAAACCGGTGAAATCATTGAAGATGTGATGGAATTCATCTCATCAGAGGACCTTGAAATAGCAGGTGACCCGGTGGTGATATTCTACACAAGCCCCCTCAAGGATGATGGCCGGTATGATGCCGGAATACCCATAAAGGGCGAATCAGAGGGTGCCGGTGACATTAAAATTGTTACGATCCCCGAACACACCGTCATATTTAAAGAATACACTGAAAACCGGAATGAAGCCTATGAGGAGCTCATAGCTTACACAGAGGAGAACGGAATTGACATAATAGGGGCGCCACGGGAGATATACCATGAAAAGGTAAGGGAAATACAGTTCCCTGTTATACTATAGGTAAATTCCCTGTTTTATTGATTCAATTCCTGTTCTTCTTAAGTTCATGATTTAACCCCATTTCCCATGACAAAAATTTAATTCCTGTTTTTTTCGATGATCTCCCTGAAGGAGTCAATGACATACTGAACCTGCCCATCTGTCATCCCATAGACACTGCACTTGAACCACTTGGTCTGACCCCTTCTTATACCCACAATCCTCCTCTTCTTAAGTTCCTCGTAGAGGAAGAACCCCTTCCTGGGATGTGAAGATGCGATATCGTGGAATACGGGGGTTTCAAACCTCACAAGGTCGTGTTCCTTGGGCCTCTTACCAATCTGCCTTATACCCCCCATTTCCTCGAGTTCAGAGACAAGTTTCCGGGTTTTTTTAATCTCATCGTCCCACCTGGAAACCCTCTCCACAACGTGTGGAAGGGAAGCCATGAGGGTGGCAAGTGGTGCTCCACGTGATGTGCAGCCCAGCATCTCAATCTCCTTCTTCTCATGCCTCCCTGACCTTCTGAGAAGGGTGTCCTCCCATTCAGACCTCATCCCAAGAACACCTATCGGTCCAGAGGCCGCCATGCTCTTGTGCCCGCTTCCAACAACAAAGTCCGCTCCGATTTCTCTGAGTTTAACAGGGAGGCGCCCCATGGAATAGGCGCAGTTCAGGAGAAGTGGGACACCCATCTTTCTGCATATCCTGGCTACCTCCTCTGCATCGGTGAGGTTACCGTAATTACCATCCACATGTGTTAGAACTGCAAGTTTAACATCAACCCTGTCAGCGACATCCTCAAGGACCTCCCTGTAGGCCTCAGGTTTTATCTCATAGTCAGGGTATCCTGTTGATGGGACCTCAACAATCTCAAGGTTGTTTCTCTCTGCAGCGAGGTGTGTTGTGTAGTGTGCGTTTCCATCTGCAACGATGGTGTCACCAGCCTCGCAGAGGGCGTGCATCACCGCAAATTTACCCTCCCTTGCCCCGTGAACAGTCCTGACAGCATCGGCGTCTATGAAATCTGCAAGGTCATCAAGGAAACTGTTCACAGCCGGCCTTGTAACCTGGTCCAGTCTTCCAGCGCAGTAATCACAGACACTGTAGCCATCCCCAAATTCATAGAGGGCCTTCCTGGCGGCTGCAGGTAAAACACCGCCCCTCTGGAGGGGGTTGAGGTTGAGGTTGTCCCTCTCAAGTGCCCTTGTAATACCATAATCAGCGCATTCCATAATCAATCACCCAGTAAATCAATGATCCTCCGATAAACATGATCACGGCTCTCAGGAGCCACAACAAATACTCTTATGTCACCCCTCTTTCTTATACTTTGAACAAGTTTTCTGTGGACCGCTGCAACCACAGGAACTTCTGAATCCAGCGCCTCCTCCACAGCCCTCCTGAACCCCTCACTCTTAAGTTCCATTGGGGCTATCTCATCTATCAGGACACAGTCGTCCTCTTTCAGCGCCCTCATTATCGCTGGAACAGCGATTTCATCAATAACCTCAACGTTCACACCGTACCTTCCAACCCGCGGCCCCCTGCTATCCACCGAGGCAAGAAGACCCCTTCTACCTGATTTTATATCCACAACCTCAAAGCCAACCCTTGATGAACCCTCCCTCACCTCCGGGGTGAATATGCCCCCAGTAGAAAGACCCGAAAGTTCCAGGTAATCCTTTATTCTCTCAATAAGGGTGCTCTTCCCGCTTCCAGGCCTTCCTGTTATTAAAATCTTCACATGGCTCACCTCAACTATCCTCAGATAAGATTTTCAATACCCTCCCTCAGAGCCCATCGCCTCGCCTCTTCAAGTTCCTCACGGGATGGATAACGGTTCAGTTCAGGGTACCATGATGCCCTGTAGAGGGGCCTGTACTGGCCCATGATGTTCATTACGGTATCCTTCCCAAGGTTATCTGCGACCCATGATATGATGGGTTTTGTGCAGCACTCAATGTGCCCTGGAATCACCAGGTGCCTTATTATCATATCTTCTCCCCTTATTCTGAGGTGATTCTCTGATACGACCTCAAAGTAGTTCCCTACGCCGGCAAGTTTCAATGCACAGTCACTGTT is a window encoding:
- a CDS encoding NTPase encodes the protein MKILITGRPGSGKSTLIERIKDYLELSGLSTGGIFTPEVREGSSRVGFEVVDIKSGRRGLLASVDSRGPRVGRYGVNVEVIDEIAVPAIMRALKEDDCVLIDEIAPMELKSEGFRRAVEEALDSEVPVVAAVHRKLVQSIRKRGDIRVFVVAPESRDHVYRRIIDLLGD
- the pscS gene encoding O-phospho-L-seryl-tRNA:Cys-tRNA synthase, whose translation is MECADYGITRALERDNLNLNPLQRGGVLPAAARKALYEFGDGYSVCDYCAGRLDQVTRPAVNSFLDDLADFIDADAVRTVHGAREGKFAVMHALCEAGDTIVADGNAHYTTHLAAERNNLEIVEVPSTGYPDYEIKPEAYREVLEDVADRVDVKLAVLTHVDGNYGNLTDAEEVARICRKMGVPLLLNCAYSMGRLPVKLREIGADFVVGSGHKSMAASGPIGVLGMRSEWEDTLLRRSGRHEKKEIEMLGCTSRGAPLATLMASLPHVVERVSRWDDEIKKTRKLVSELEEMGGIRQIGKRPKEHDLVRFETPVFHDIASSHPRKGFFLYEELKKRRIVGIRRGQTKWFKCSVYGMTDGQVQYVIDSFREIIEKNRN
- a CDS encoding TIGR00288 family NYN domain-containing protein, with product MNMDDEANFVIIDNSQEDKKNLGLLVDGPNMLRKEFCSDLDFVKNLLVDRGNLRVGKVLLNQYASDKLIEAVVNQGFSPMIVAGDVDVQLAVEAFELIHNPHIDVVALMTRNADFLPLINIAKENGKETLVIGAEPGFSIALQNSADDSIKLIGEGV
- the mtrA gene encoding tetrahydromethanopterin S-methyltransferase subunit A, encoding MVDKKVDKKPVPEDWPHIVGDYVVGDAESPVAVVTLGSHMEDEPVRAGAAISGPLHTENLGIEKVVGNVIANPNLRFLLVCGAEVMGHITGQTMKALHSNGVDGETGRIIGATGAIPYIENMPDEAIERFRRQVELVDMVDVEDPAAIRERIGECVVHDSGAIDEEPLILRPSEDLNKNKPDENT
- a CDS encoding transcriptional regulator is translated as MIGKKTLSDEKLALITFSGPLSKTGEIIEDVMEFISSEDLEIAGDPVVIFYTSPLKDDGRYDAGIPIKGESEGAGDIKIVTIPEHTVIFKEYTENRNEAYEELIAYTEENGIDIIGAPREIYHEKVREIQFPVIL
- the rpsJ gene encoding 30S ribosomal protein S10, with amino-acid sequence MHKARIKLTGTDPEKLAYVCDQLKKIAERTGVDMSGPIPLPTKRLVVPTRKSPDGEGTATWEKWEMRIHKRLVGIEADERAMRQVMKVNVPDNVSIEIELKS
- a CDS encoding TetR/AcrR family transcriptional regulator codes for the protein MAPTSRRERERQKRQMQIIRAAEKAFFERGYDNVTMDEIAERAEVNKALLYYYFKNKEALFFAVNLYGVRILHKMYSECSELETDGYGKVKAMVDALYRFSKEHPDYFRIYCYSGTERFEMSETEDAREIVDLRTGMWRLMVEAIIEGMKDGSIRSDLDPVELSIYIHTLAINSLNLDLTSRMVLEARKIGRDRFWRDLEIFLESALKNQKPESGDS
- a CDS encoding universal stress protein — translated: MVYRRILIPTDGSDDARKATEHAFRIAEMSGADILGISVVDTSYRKVWDEDISRRIERILRKQSEKAISILKDEFSSMQENGRMKECKLDTQILEGNPAEVILETMEDEDVDLVVMGSSGKHGLDRIISGSITRKVLKSAETPILVVG
- the tuf gene encoding translation elongation factor EF-1 subunit alpha; protein product: MAKEKEHMNLAFIGHVDHGKSTLVGHLLLQAGAIAEQQLADGEDKFRFVMDRLSEERERGVTIDLAHAKFETDKYEFTIVDCPGHRDFVKNMITGASQADAAVLVVAVDDGVMPQTKEHVFLSRTLGINQLIVAINKMDLVNYDEEKFNALKDEVAALIKTVGYKPSDVEFIPLSAFEGDNITTKSDNTAWYKGKTLVEALDELEAPEKPVDLPLRIPIQDVYSITGVGTVPVGRVETGTLKKGENVIFEPAGVSGEVKSIEMHHEMIDQAEPGDNIGFNVRGVGKNDIRRGDVAGHLDNPPKVAKEFTAQIVVLQHPGVITVGYTPVFHCHTAQVACTFLELVQKMNPATGQVEEENPDFLKTGNAAVVKVKPTKPLVIEKIKDIPHMGRFAIRDMGQTVAAGMCIDLVPAK